Genomic segment of Maricaulis maris:
CCAGAACGCCGTCCTGCACGGTCAACACATAGCGTGTGGCCAGCTCGTCGCTTTCATAAAGGCCGGTATAGTCGGCCAGGCTCACCGAGGCCGGGTCAAACGGGGCCAGTTCGATGCGCCGGCCGGGTATCATGCCGTGCAGACCGATACGATAGTCCAGGCCCTGCGACGGCCCGATTTCCGGCGCCTCGAATACCAGGGCGATATCCGTCGCGGCCGAGAGCTGGAACTCACGCGGGCCGATTTGCGGGAGGGTGACGGCCTCACCGCCCGGCACCCCGAATTGGGCGAATTTCAAGCCGTCATCATCGGCGGAGATCGTAAAAATGACACCCGGATAGATCTCGTAGTGTCCGGCATACGGCTCCAGCTCTGCCCGGGTGGCTTCTGCCCAGTCCGCTCTGGTCTCCGGCTGATACTCCGGGGCATCGCCCAGAAACAGCTCGACCAGGTCAAAGGCGAGAGCCGCGGTATCGAAGTCGGTCCGGTTGCTGAGAATTGACAGGGCAAAGCCATGTTCCGGGACGCGCAGGACGAAGGAGCGGTATCCGTCATCGCGGCCACCATGGGACCAGGTCTCCAGCCCGTTGACCATACGCCGCTCCTGGCCGCGGCCAAAGACCGCCACATCTCCATTGCTGGCGTGGTTGCGTTCGGCCATCTGCTCGAACACAAAATCGCTCCCGACCTGCCGTGTCTCGAAATTCCGGCTCCAGGTCAGCAGATCCAGCGCGTTGGTATAGAGACCGGTCGAGCCGATGGTTTCACCCGCCGAGATGATCGGGGCGAAACTGTCACCGGACGGGAAGTAGGATGTTGCCCGATCGGGAATGAGGGCGTTTCGGTCGCCATGAAACCGCGTTGCCGTCATGCCGAGAGGCTCGAACATGCGGGTCCGGGTGAAGGCGTCGAAGGACAGGCCCGAGACCCGCGCGACGATCTCTGCGAGCAGCGTATAGCCGGTATTGCTGTATTCGATCTCGCTTCCCGCCGGGAAATTCACACCGCGCTGGCGGGCATTCAGGTCGAGCTGCTGGTCGCGGGTCCGGATGTCATCATCGAGCCATCCGGCCATGGCCGTCAGCGTGCCCTGCTCACGCAGCCCGCCCGCATGGTCGAGCAGATGGCGCACGGTGATGGTTTGCGGCGGTGCGGCGAGTTCGGGAATGTAATCGCGGATATCATCATCGAGCGAGATCGCGCCCTCGGAGGCCAGCAACAGGACCGCGAAAGCGGTGAATTGCTTGGAGACCGAGGCAACCTGGAACACGGTCTCCGGCGCAATCGGGACGGCATGCTCGAGATTGGCCAAGCCGGCACCACGCGCCCAGACAAGCTCGCCGTCCAGCGCGACCGCTACGGCGACACCCGGCGCCGTCCCGGAGACCCAGGGCTCGACAAGGGCCTGAGCGGCCTGCGTCACCGGCTCGTCAACGAAACTCGGTCCGGGTTCGGACAGGCTGCAGGCGCTCAGTGTGAGGCTGAGGACAGCGCCCATGAGATGGGCGGCGGGTAGATTGGCAAACATGATGGGACCCCTCGTCTTGTGTGGGGTCATCAATGCCGGAGCGGGTGACGGGCCTCGACCGACTTCGTGAAGTCGAACCGTTTTGCCGAAAGTCGGACCGTCGGGCGCTTACCCGAACGTGGTCCTCACGCTTCCGGTCCGCGCGCACGATAGGCGCTCGGGGTCAGGCCTGCATGTTTGCGGAAGGCGGTGTTGAACGAGGATTTGGAGTTGAAGCCGACCGCGTAGAGGATTTCGAGCACCGACTGCCGCGGCGTGGCGAGGAGCAGGTCCTGGGCTTTCCTGACCCGGTAGCCATTCACGAAATCGAAGAAATGCATCCCGGTCGACTGGTTGAGCAGTTCGGATACTTCGCGCGGCGTCATGGCGATCTGATCGGCCAGGGCGGCCAGACTCAGTCGCGGATTCAGATACGGCTCGTGCGCGTCCATGAAGGCCAGCAACGTCTCGACCTGTTGCTGCCGGGCATCCGGCTCTTGCCCCGACCCGCCCTCGCTCCGCTGCTTTCCAAGCGCCAGCACGCGCCGGTCGACATCGCGGAACAGGTGCGGCTGGAGGAGCGACTTCAAGGCGATCCAGGTTGTGATCGCCAGCGCCAGAAGCGCACCGAAAACCTGCAGGGCCAGCACCAGATGGCTCGCTGTCGTGTAGCTGAGAAGATTGCGCACCAGGATGAGCGTGTGCGCGATCAAGGAGACCGCCGCCAACTGGGTCAGCCAGATCAGCATCTCGGATCGCGCGCCGGAATGATGTTCGCGAAACAGCCTGCGGAACTGCCACAGGACCGCCAGCACGGCGCTCATATAGCCGTAATACTGGAGATGGCTGCCGATCCACAGCGCATCGGCTTCCAGCTCGGTGAGGCGCAGCCCGGCTCCGGCTTCGGCTCCGGACACTGGCATGAAGGGGATCTGACTGCCCGGCATGACCAGCACGAGCGCGATCAGGAAGGGCACGAGGTGCAGGAGATCGCGACGCCTCGGAGCGACGTCCGAATAGCAGGACGAGACGAAGAAGCCGAAGAAGACCGGCATCTGGAGAAAGCCGAGCGCCTCCCTGACGCCGTTGAGCCAGGAATTGACATTGCCCGGATTGACCCACAGCCAACCGCTCAGCTCGATCGCCGTCAGCAGCAGGAAGACCGCGAGCAAGCTGTTCGGCAGCCTGCGCACTGTGGGCACGGTCAACAAGAACCCGGCCAGCAGCAAGCAGAGGAAGCTGATCAGGATCGACATGACCCCGAAGAATGTACCCAATGTGAGGTCTATGACCGGCACTCCTTCATGAGCCCGGCCCTGCGATACCGAGGCAGCCGGGCTCCGGACAGCGGGCGGATTGGCCCATCAGGAAGAGAGGACCCTATTCGCCGCCATTGTGGAAACTGTCCGGGCTCTCGAACACCACCTCGCCATCGACCACGGTCATCCATGGCTCGACGCTCAGGATGTCGGCGGCCGGGATGGTCATGATGTCCTCGGAGAAGATGGTGAAATCGGCGCGCATGCCAACCGCGATGGTGCCGAGATCGTCCTCGCGGAAAGAGGCATAGGCCGGCCAGGCGGTGAAGAATTTGAGCGCATCCTCGCGCGACAGGGCTTCCTCGGGATGCCAGTTCTCGCCCTGGAAACCTGACAGGTCGGCACGGGCGACGGCGGCGTAAAACTCGATGCGCGGGTCACCCTGCTCGACCGGGGCATCGGAACCGCCGGTGATGTGGGCGCCGGCATCGAGCAGGCTCTGCCAGGCATAGGCACCGACCAGGCGCTCATCGCCGAGGCGGTCGGGCGCGAAGTGCAGATCCCCGATGGCGTGCGAGGGCTGGAAAGAGGCAATCACGCCGAGTTCGGCGAAGCGCGGAATATCGGCCGGATCAATGATCTGGCTGTGCTCGTCACGCCAGCGGAAGTCCGCGATGGCGCGCTCCTCCTCGGGCACTTGGGCGAGGGCTTCCTCGACCCAGTTGAGCAGGTAGCGATTGCCGCGGTCGCCAATGGCATGGACATTCATCTGGATGCCGTCGCGCAGGGCCTGGGTGAACAGGCCCGTGGTCTCGTCGGCTTCGGCGATGGCCAGGCCGGAGGATTCCGGGCGATCGGAATAGGGTTCGAGGAGGGCGGCGCCGCGCGAGCCCAGCGCCCCGTCCATATAGAGTTTCACGGCGCGGGTAATGACCCGGCCATCGGCGACATCGCGGCGACCACCGGCTGCCAGCGGCGCATAGCCTTCCGGTCCGACCGACAAATAGGTCCGAAGCGGCAGGCGACCGGCTTCGGCCAGGCCCTCGATCATCTCCACAGAACTCCACGGCACCGACATGTCGTGGGCACCGGTCCAGCCGAGGCTGACGAGACGCTCGGCACCCTCGACATAGATCTCCGCGGCTTCTTCGCCGGATGGCGGGGTGATCAGCGAGCTGACCGCTCCCATGGCCGTATCAACAAGGATGCCGGTCGGATCGCCGTCGCTGTCGAACAGGATTTCACCGCCCGACGGCGCAACGCTGTCCCGGGTCACGCCAACAGCCTCGAGCGCCACCGAATTGGCCACCAGGGCATGGCCGTCGGCCCGTCTGAGAATGACCGGATTGTCCGGTGAGACCGCGTCGAGATCCTGACGGGTCGGGAAGCGGCCTTCCGGCCAATGGGTCTCAATCCAGCCGCGCCCGGTCAGGGTCGCCCCCTCCGGGACGCCCTCCAGCGCGATCTCGACGCGGGAGACAAGGTCGGCGACCGAGGTGACGTCATCGAGATTGAGGATGCGCTCACGCTGGCCGACGCCGAAGACGTGGATATGGCTGTCCGTGAAGCCGGGATACATCGCCGTGCCATTGAGGTCGACAAGACGGGTCTCTTCGCCAAGCCAGGCCTGGGCCGCATCCTCGGGACCGGCAAAGGCGATCCGGCCATCGCGCACGGCGACCGCCTCGACCTGCGGGGTGTCATCAAGCGCGGTGTAGATCGGTCCGCCCCAGATCACCAGATCGGCGACGTTTTCACCCCGGGCATCCGCACCGGCGCCGTCAACCGCAGGCTCAGTGACGTCGCTCTGGCCGCAGCCGGCCAGTGCCAGGACCGCCAGTGAAATCATCCATGAAGTGGTGCGCATAAAAAAGCCTCCCCGCGTGTTGCGAGGAGGCTATAGCGCGATTGCGCACACGACAACGCCCGCGGCAGGCCGCGGGCGTTGGAATGTCATCAGGTCGTCCGGTTGCTTACGCCACCAGAGCCTTTTTCAGGTCGCGCTTGATCTTCAGGGCCTTGTCCGAGAGCTTCTCGTCACGGGCCTTGAGGAGGAAGGCATCAAGCCCACCGACATGGTCAACCGAACGCAGGGCCTTGGCCGCAATGCGCAGTTTGTAATTGCGACCAAGCTTCTCGGAAGCCAGGGTCACATCGCACAGGTTCGGCAGGAAACGGCGGCGGGACTTGTTCTGAGCGTGGGAGACGTTGTTTCCCGTCAAAACACCCGTGCCGGTCAATTCGCAGCGACGCGCCATAGTCGCACCTTTCACATATAAGAATCCGTGCGCACTGGTATTGCGACCAATGCGAGAGCGGGCGATCTAAAGGAGCCAGGGCGGAACGTCAAGCTTGCCGCGTTCATCTTGCAGCGGGTTTCGATCAGTTATTGCAGTAGTCTGGACAAATGGGTTAGGGCCTTGGGGGCTCAGATCAGGAGAGTTTAGCGTGAAAAAGACTTGGATTTACGGGGCGATGGCCGCGGGCCTTCTGGCCTGCTCGGCGACCGCGTCCGGCGATGACGCGGCGATTCCTGTTTCAGCAGCGACTTCCCAGAATGTCACGGTCCAGTATGCCGGATCGGTGATGGTCTTCCAGGTCGCGAATATCGTGGTCTCCGGACAATTCGCCGAAGACACCTATCAGGCGTCGGCCCGTTTCACGACCGCCGGCCTGGCCGCTCTGTTCAGCGATGCCGACATCGAGGCCGGTGTCAGTGGCTATCGCGATGGCGTCGCGCTGCGCCCCTGGCATTACAGCCACCTCAACCACGCCAGCTCAAAGAACCGCGTGGTGGCCATCGACTTCCCGGACGGTGTCGCCACGCCCGATATCAACCCGCCCTTCGGTTCGATGGGTGAACCGCCGGCCACCGACGCGGAACGCGCCGGCGCGGCCGATCCGCTGTCGACACTCCTGTCGATGGGTCTGGGAGCGGTCGCCCGCGGGCAATCCCATTGCGAGGGGACCCTGCCGGTCTTCGACGGTCGCGCCCGCTATAACCTGCGCTTCGAAGATGGCGGTACGGACCGCGTGCGCACCCGCGCCTGGTCCGGCGAGGCTGTGGTCTGTCACGCCTATTACGAACCGATCGCGGGCTATGAGGCGGACGAATTCCCCAGCGCCGACGATATCAGCCGGCCGATCACCTTCTGGCTCGCTCCGGTGCATGGCGGCGACATCCACATCCCGGTGCGGATCCGGACCAATGCCGGGTTTGGCGGTGTCACTGTGGTTGCCCGCTCCATCGAGGAAAATTGACCGCTCGCCCCTCGCCAACGGCCACCGGATTGCCTAGGTCTGGGGACTGCACGCGCGTGTGAAGGAGTTGCGGCATGGCATCCCACCGCAACGACCCGGGCCAGATTACCGCCGCCCTCGGTCCGACCAATACCGGCAAGACCCATCTGGCCGTCGAGCGCATGCTTGGGCGGTCGTCCGGCATGATCGGCCTGCCCCTGCGCCTGCTGGCACGGGAAATCTATGACCGGGTGGTCAAGGCCAAGGGCATGAGTGCCGTGGCCCTGATCACCGGCGAAGAAAAGATCGTCCCGCCCTCGGCGCGCTATTTCATCTGCACGGTCGAGTCCATGCCGGTCGAGAAGCGCGTCGCCTTCGTCGCGATTGACGAGATCCAGCTCGGCGCCGACCCGGAACGCGGCCATGTCTTCACCGACCGGCTGCTGCGGGCACGGGGCACCGAGGAGACCATGCTGCTGGGTGCCGGGACCATGTACCGCATGGTCCGCGAGCTCGTCCCCGAGGCCGAGATCACCTTCCGGGAGCGCTTCTCGCAGCTCAGCTATACCGGCCCGGCCAAGCTCACCCGCCTGCCAAGGCGCTCGGCTGTGGTCGCCTTCTCGGCCGAGGCCGTCTACGCGATCGCCGAGCTGCTGCGCCGCCGCCGCGGCGGGGCGGCGGTG
This window contains:
- the rpmB gene encoding 50S ribosomal protein L28 — translated: MARRCELTGTGVLTGNNVSHAQNKSRRRFLPNLCDVTLASEKLGRNYKLRIAAKALRSVDHVGGLDAFLLKARDEKLSDKALKIKRDLKKALVA
- a CDS encoding serine hydrolase domain-containing protein; protein product: MFANLPAAHLMGAVLSLTLSACSLSEPGPSFVDEPVTQAAQALVEPWVSGTAPGVAVAVALDGELVWARGAGLANLEHAVPIAPETVFQVASVSKQFTAFAVLLLASEGAISLDDDIRDYIPELAAPPQTITVRHLLDHAGGLREQGTLTAMAGWLDDDIRTRDQQLDLNARQRGVNFPAGSEIEYSNTGYTLLAEIVARVSGLSFDAFTRTRMFEPLGMTATRFHGDRNALIPDRATSYFPSGDSFAPIISAGETIGSTGLYTNALDLLTWSRNFETRQVGSDFVFEQMAERNHASNGDVAVFGRGQERRMVNGLETWSHGGRDDGYRSFVLRVPEHGFALSILSNRTDFDTAALAFDLVELFLGDAPEYQPETRADWAEATRAELEPYAGHYEIYPGVIFTISADDDGLKFAQFGVPGGEAVTLPQIGPREFQLSAATDIALVFEAPEIGPSQGLDYRIGLHGMIPGRRIELAPFDPASVSLADYTGLYESDELATRYVLTVQDGVLVADHARRPAFSFTPYQVDTFLSLSGPLQAVTFTRDGNRQVSGMLASAALAENIRFERVTP
- a CDS encoding amidohydrolase; the encoded protein is MRTTSWMISLAVLALAGCGQSDVTEPAVDGAGADARGENVADLVIWGGPIYTALDDTPQVEAVAVRDGRIAFAGPEDAAQAWLGEETRLVDLNGTAMYPGFTDSHIHVFGVGQRERILNLDDVTSVADLVSRVEIALEGVPEGATLTGRGWIETHWPEGRFPTRQDLDAVSPDNPVILRRADGHALVANSVALEAVGVTRDSVAPSGGEILFDSDGDPTGILVDTAMGAVSSLITPPSGEEAAEIYVEGAERLVSLGWTGAHDMSVPWSSVEMIEGLAEAGRLPLRTYLSVGPEGYAPLAAGGRRDVADGRVITRAVKLYMDGALGSRGAALLEPYSDRPESSGLAIAEADETTGLFTQALRDGIQMNVHAIGDRGNRYLLNWVEEALAQVPEEERAIADFRWRDEHSQIIDPADIPRFAELGVIASFQPSHAIGDLHFAPDRLGDERLVGAYAWQSLLDAGAHITGGSDAPVEQGDPRIEFYAAVARADLSGFQGENWHPEEALSREDALKFFTAWPAYASFREDDLGTIAVGMRADFTIFSEDIMTIPAADILSVEPWMTVVDGEVVFESPDSFHNGGE
- a CDS encoding DUF3108 domain-containing protein, whose protein sequence is MKKTWIYGAMAAGLLACSATASGDDAAIPVSAATSQNVTVQYAGSVMVFQVANIVVSGQFAEDTYQASARFTTAGLAALFSDADIEAGVSGYRDGVALRPWHYSHLNHASSKNRVVAIDFPDGVATPDINPPFGSMGEPPATDAERAGAADPLSTLLSMGLGAVARGQSHCEGTLPVFDGRARYNLRFEDGGTDRVRTRAWSGEAVVCHAYYEPIAGYEADEFPSADDISRPITFWLAPVHGGDIHIPVRIRTNAGFGGVTVVARSIEEN
- a CDS encoding helix-turn-helix domain-containing protein, which produces MSILISFLCLLLAGFLLTVPTVRRLPNSLLAVFLLLTAIELSGWLWVNPGNVNSWLNGVREALGFLQMPVFFGFFVSSCYSDVAPRRRDLLHLVPFLIALVLVMPGSQIPFMPVSGAEAGAGLRLTELEADALWIGSHLQYYGYMSAVLAVLWQFRRLFREHHSGARSEMLIWLTQLAAVSLIAHTLILVRNLLSYTTASHLVLALQVFGALLALAITTWIALKSLLQPHLFRDVDRRVLALGKQRSEGGSGQEPDARQQQVETLLAFMDAHEPYLNPRLSLAALADQIAMTPREVSELLNQSTGMHFFDFVNGYRVRKAQDLLLATPRQSVLEILYAVGFNSKSSFNTAFRKHAGLTPSAYRARGPEA